The nucleotide window CAGCATGTTCTCTTTCGTGTTGCCCACCTTTGTATATAAGACCTTTGAGAAAATGATGGCCATCCCGGTGAAAGTGCACAAGTGGTGGCAATATCCCATGTATAAGGAGGTGCCTGATGTCAATGAAGACGAAATGCGCGATCTGATCGTAATAGGGCTTGAAATGGAAAAAGGGCATGGTGACCGTAACCGGACCTATTTCAGGGCCCGTACGCCTATTAAAATGGACCTGGGTGACCTGTTTTATCATTTCATCAATGACTATAATGACCGTTACCCCAATACACCCATTGATTTTGTGGATACTAACGGGCAAGCCTATGGGTGGGTGTTCCATCTCAAGCCCAGATGGTTCGGCGCTGCTAAAACACTGGATCCGGCAAAGGCAGTATTTATGAACGGGATCAAAGAAAACAGTGTGATCATCTGCAACAGAATTATGTTATCCTAAACGAATTATTATGGCAGAGCCATTAAAACATTTTCCCGTTAACTGGGTAGACGGGATGAAGATAAAGAAGCAGCATTTTATTGATACGGAAAATGCGTTGCTGGACCAGATCAGAGATGCGCTTGCCTGCAGCATGAATGCATTGAACTATGGCCTGTTGCCTCCCAAGGCAGAAAATAAGGAGTCCCTGCGTTGCTGGTTTGTGACTGATAACCAGCAGCAGTGGCGCGTGAAGCTGACAGAATGCCGCGCCGTGACACCTGGCGGCGCCCGCATCGAAATACCGGAGCATACGGTGCATTCCCTGCGTTATGCTACCACTTTCCCGGAAGCTACCTATGCATGGGACCCCGAACATACTGAAAGCACTTATTATGTACTGATACAGGTAAATCCGTTTAACAGACAACCCAGCGGAGAGCCGCTGCTGGAGGAAGATCCGCCACGGCTGCCATATGCTACGCCGGAATACAGTCTTTATGTACTTCCTGCCTCGCAGTTGCCACAAGGACAGCTGGGCAGCTATCAGGCCGTACTAGGCAAGATAACGGTGACGGACGGACGCCCGCAGATGGATGATGATTATATCCCTCCCTGCAGCATTGCCAGTGCGCATCCTGCCCTGGTAGACCTGTTTTACGAACTGGATCAGTTCCTCGGACAGATGGAGCTTTACGGTGTACATATCGTACAGAAAATCTATGGACGTAATCAGAACAATGACCTGGCACTGGTAGTATTGTATATCACTGAAAAAATGGTGCAGTTTCTCAGTACCCGCATCACCCAGTTCAGATGGCTGGCGCTGAATCAGCCGCCGGCACAGATGCTGGAGATCATCGCAGGACTGGCACGTACCATGAAAAATGCAATCGACCTGCGCGCCGGCGCCGGCAAGGAAGAACTGCTGAATTATTTATCAGAGTGGTGTGAACTGCGTCAGGGAGAACTGGAAACACTGATGGTTAATTGTGCCAATATCCGTTATAAACATCTGGATGTGAGGGAGTGCCTGCAACCCATGATACCTTTTGTACGGGCGGTAAACAAGCTGTTTGAAAGCCTGAGCAGACTGGACTACATCGGCCGCAAGCAGGACAGCAACATCTTCGTGAAAGAAGAGTCGGCAGAAGATTCAGAATACCTGCGCAAGCATAAAACCAAACGCTGGTTTTTTACAGACTGATTATTATGACTGCTGGCTTTCAGCAAACCGCTTCAGGTGTTTATAATAATTGGGTAGTTATTGGTTTCACTAAAAAGCAATGCTGAAGGTCAGCAGTTATCATCTTATTTAATTTAAAACAGCTCACAGCTAAAAGCTCAGATTCGTATGCAAGTATTAAACAAGCAGGAGAGAACCGTTTCCTTTTTGTGGTTCCTGTTATTTTTTATTACAACGGTGGCACTGTTTGTATTGGCCATCTTTTTCAACTACCAGGTGCCATCCAGGGAAAATGCCTCCTTGCGTAAGGAGTTGAGTACTTTCCGCGAGGAGCAGGCGTTTCAGGCAGAGTTCCTGCAGAAACTGGACAAGGTGAAACATAACCTGGACTCTATCAACCTCCCTAACCAGAACGCTAATTACATGGACCAGGTAATTGCCGCCTCTCTGGCAGATATGCGCAATTCCATCCCGAAAGATGTGGTAACACATTATGCACTGTATGATAATGTCGTACAGGCGTGCCTGTCATTACAACAAGCCAAACAACAACTGCGCGAGCTGCAGAATGCCCAGCAAAATATTGCCGGATTAAAAGAGCAGGTCATGGACCTCACCGGCAAGCTGGAAAGCAAGAGCAGAGACCTTGATAACTGCAGACAGATGCTGCTGCTGAATAGCCGCGCCCACTAACATAAACGCCTACTTTAATTTATTGCATTTTATAATTTGTGTGTTAAGTCTCAAAAAAGTGGTTAGGATTCTTTACAGTATTGGAAAATAACCTTATATTTGAAGCTCATACTTTTTCCTTTTTAATAGGTATTTTTCTTTATTGTAACCTTAAAAATTAACCCGAACATGTCTTTCAAATCAATCTTTACAGTAAATGGAGAGAACTACAATGTTCAACATGTCTCCTACGATCTCAACCAGGAAACTGACGCTACTGGCCGCCCTTCTGCCATCACCCGCGGTGGACGTATCAGAATGACAGTAGAATCTACTGGTAAAACAGATCTCTTTGAATGGATGGTAAACAATTTCGAAAGAAAAGACGGTACCATCACCTTCTACAAAAGAGATACTGATTCCAAGTTAAAAACCCTGGAATTTAAGGAAGGTTACCTGGTAAAGTTTGAAGAGTCTTTCGACTACGAAAACAAAAACCCCATGGTAATCACCTTTACCATTTCTGCCCGTGAAATTAGCATGGGCAATGCTAAACATGTTAATGAGTGGGTATAATCGTAGCCGCTGATTAATATGATTTTGCTGATGCTCCTAATCACGGAGATATAAGCGAATTATTAAAAACAAAAGACCCATTGATTAAATATCAATGGGTCTTTTGTTTTAGTTTTTATACACTGATAATTGCTTTAATCTTCTATTCAAATCTCCGCTCATCAGGATTATCACCATCATCACAAAAATCACCGTTATGTTTTGCGCAGTTTCACTGACTGCACAAAATGATGATGTCCTTTTTCCAGTATCAGGCTGGCACGGTATCTGGTGGGTGCGATGTTTTGTTCAAGGTTAGGTTTGTTGATATCTTCCCATATCTGGGTGGCCAGTTCCACGGTAGCTGCATCGGAGAGGTGTGCATAGCGGTGGAAGAAAGATTCCGGGTTTTGGAAAGCGGTAGCCCGCAGGGATTCGAAGCGGGAGATATACCATTTGCGGATATCTTTTTCGGCGGCATCTACATAGATGGAGAAATCAAAAAAATCAGATACGAAAACGGCAGGATCTTTTTGTTGTTGCTGCTGTGGTTTTACCTGCAATACGTTTACACCTTCTACAATCACGATATCGGGTTGTTCTATCCATTGCAACTGGCCGGGCAGCACATCATATTCCAGGTGGGAATAGAGTGGGGCGGCTACTCTTTCCTTACCTGATTTTACATCGGCGAGGAAATGGATAAGTCTTTTGATATCATAGCTTTCCGGAAAGCCTTTTCTATTCATCAGGCTATTGGCATCCAGTGTTTTGTTGGGATAGAGGAAACCGTCGGTGGTGACGAGGTCTACGCGTGGATGGTCGGGCCATGCCTGGAGCAGGCGTTGTAACACGCGTGCGGTGGTACTTTTACCTACGGCTACGCTGCCGGCGATACCGATGATATAAGGTACTTTCAGGGCCTGACTACCGAGGAAGTTGGTGGTGGCTTTATGCAGCTGTTGAGATGATTTCACATACAGGTTGAGCAGATGTGCCAGTGGCAGATATATCTGTGTGATTTCTTCCTGAGTGAGTGGTTCGTTCATGCCATGCAGTTGTTCCAGATCGTAATAATCCTGAAGCTGCAACAGTGCGCCGCTGCTGGTTTCTGCCCATTCTTTACGGGAGAAGGTGATATAGGGAGTATATCGTTCTCTTTTAAGGGACGTGGTCATTTTACAGATTTAGAAATTGAGGGATTCCGCGATTTTCGGATGTTTGGATTTATTTGAACATTTTCCCGATCTCAACATCCGAAAAAGTGGCTGAATCTTATTGTTGTATATAAACGGTTTTGATATTCAGAAATTCGTGTGTGCCTTCCAGTGATAATTCCCTGCCGTATCCGGATTGTTTTACGCCACCAAAGGGCAGGCGGGCATCGGAGCGCACCATAGCGTTGATAAAGACGTTGCCGCTCTCGATCCGTGTGGCGAGGCGGGCGGCCTTGTCGAGGTCGCTGGTCCAGAGAGAGGAACCTAAACCGAAGTCGGTTTCGTTGGCTAGTGCGATGGCTTCCTCTTCGTTGGCAGCTTCTATAATAACGGCCAGCGGGCCAAAAGTTTCTTCCTTGAAAGCAGTCATGTCGTTGGTGACCCCGGTGAGCAGGGTGGGCGCGAAGTTACATCCTTCATAGGTACCACCCAACTCCAGTCTGGCACCCTGGCTGATAGATTCCTGCAGTTGTCTGGCGAGGTCTTCTGCCAGGTCGGTACGTGCCATCGGGCCCATGGAGGTGGTGTCCTGCATGGGGTCTCCCTGTTGCATGTTTTCGAGCAGGCGGCGTACTTCCGCGGTGAAGGCGGGTACTATTTCTTTTTCCACGATCCAGCGTTTGGCTGCAATACAGGACTGGCCGGCATTCTGCATACGGCCTTGTACGGCGGTTTTGGCCGCGGCTTCCAGGTCGGCATCCTTTAATACTATGAAAGGATCGCTGCCCCCCAGCTCCAGTACTGTTTTTTTCAGGTATTTGCCTGCCAGTGCGCCCACACTTTTACCGGCGGGTGTGCTGCCGGTGAGGGTTACCCCCTGGATGCGCGGATCAGCCACAATCGGTTCCAGGTCTTTGGAAGGTACCAGTAAGGACTGGAAAGTGCCTTCCGGGAATCCGGACTCCATAAAGACCTGTTCAATGGCCAGTGAACAACCGCTTACGTTGCTCGCATGTTTCAGCAGGCCGGCATTACCGGCGAGAATGTTGGGGATCGCAAAGCGGAATACCTGCCAGTAGGGAAAGTTCCATGGCATGATGGCCAGAATGATGCCTTTAGGCTCATAGCTGACATAACTTTTATAAGCATCCGACTGTATAGGCCGGGGCTCCAGCATTTCAGTGATATGTTCTGCGAAATATTCTGCGGAGGAGGCACATTTAAGTACTTCAGCCTTCGCTTCCTTGAGGGTTTTCCCCATCTCCTGCGTGATCAGGGTGGCATGGGCCGTCGCATTTTTTCTGAGGGAAGAAGCTACCTGCATCATCCACTGACGGCGCTGTTCCAGCGGCGTCTCCAGCAACTGACGATAGGCTCTTTCTCCTCTCAGTAATTTCTGTTCTATTTCCGCCTGGGTATGTGGTGTATACTCAGCAATGGTTTCCTGTGTGAAAGGATTGATACTTGTAAACATAGCAGTAACCTTTTAGCCCTATAAGCAGTAAAATAATCACAAATTTAGCCATTTCAGGTCAAACGCTCTCGCCCGTCCATCATAAGGAAATCGGTAATGCCAGGTTCCTTTGTGTATCTTTGCCACTCCAAAAGAATCGGTTATATGGCTTTAAGCAGATGGAATATTATGGTTATGGCCCTGTGTACAGGGCTTATCGTTGCGAATATTTATTACAGCCAGCCTTTGCTGGTATTGATGAGTGAAGAATTTGGTGTCTCGGAAAGCAATGCCGGACAAGTAAC belongs to Chitinophaga sp. HK235 and includes:
- the tssO gene encoding type VI secretion system TssO, which produces MQVLNKQERTVSFLWFLLFFITTVALFVLAIFFNYQVPSRENASLRKELSTFREEQAFQAEFLQKLDKVKHNLDSINLPNQNANYMDQVIAASLADMRNSIPKDVVTHYALYDNVVQACLSLQQAKQQLRELQNAQQNIAGLKEQVMDLTGKLESKSRDLDNCRQMLLLNSRAH
- a CDS encoding TssN family type VI secretion system protein — its product is MRYTAKFYLMLAGVMAIGSIIVALLSRYIKNFSLFKKKALWYLVIMTLIFAVISSIPFLFTHKNLMNQYLFYEVWFLGLGVVHCHFMYTRFWANETTLGSELAFIVAIWLFGGVGFVLVNRLLDKDTFLFYPMLTSMFSFVLPTFVYKTFEKMMAIPVKVHKWWQYPMYKEVPDVNEDEMRDLIVIGLEMEKGHGDRNRTYFRARTPIKMDLGDLFYHFINDYNDRYPNTPIDFVDTNGQAYGWVFHLKPRWFGAAKTLDPAKAVFMNGIKENSVIICNRIMLS
- the tssD gene encoding type VI secretion system tube protein TssD; the encoded protein is MSFKSIFTVNGENYNVQHVSYDLNQETDATGRPSAITRGGRIRMTVESTGKTDLFEWMVNNFERKDGTITFYKRDTDSKLKTLEFKEGYLVKFEESFDYENKNPMVITFTISAREISMGNAKHVNEWV
- a CDS encoding NAD-dependent succinate-semialdehyde dehydrogenase; this encodes MFTSINPFTQETIAEYTPHTQAEIEQKLLRGERAYRQLLETPLEQRRQWMMQVASSLRKNATAHATLITQEMGKTLKEAKAEVLKCASSAEYFAEHITEMLEPRPIQSDAYKSYVSYEPKGIILAIMPWNFPYWQVFRFAIPNILAGNAGLLKHASNVSGCSLAIEQVFMESGFPEGTFQSLLVPSKDLEPIVADPRIQGVTLTGSTPAGKSVGALAGKYLKKTVLELGGSDPFIVLKDADLEAAAKTAVQGRMQNAGQSCIAAKRWIVEKEIVPAFTAEVRRLLENMQQGDPMQDTTSMGPMARTDLAEDLARQLQESISQGARLELGGTYEGCNFAPTLLTGVTNDMTAFKEETFGPLAVIIEAANEEEAIALANETDFGLGSSLWTSDLDKAARLATRIESGNVFINAMVRSDARLPFGGVKQSGYGRELSLEGTHEFLNIKTVYIQQ
- the coaA gene encoding type I pantothenate kinase, translating into MTTSLKRERYTPYITFSRKEWAETSSGALLQLQDYYDLEQLHGMNEPLTQEEITQIYLPLAHLLNLYVKSSQQLHKATTNFLGSQALKVPYIIGIAGSVAVGKSTTARVLQRLLQAWPDHPRVDLVTTDGFLYPNKTLDANSLMNRKGFPESYDIKRLIHFLADVKSGKERVAAPLYSHLEYDVLPGQLQWIEQPDIVIVEGVNVLQVKPQQQQQKDPAVFVSDFFDFSIYVDAAEKDIRKWYISRFESLRATAFQNPESFFHRYAHLSDAATVELATQIWEDINKPNLEQNIAPTRYRASLILEKGHHHFVQSVKLRKT